The sequence GAACTAGAAAATGATTGTCCGGAAGACATAAAGCTTCTGAGCCTCAAAATAGATAAATGGCGAGTGTCTCGTCTGTTCCAACATGCTGTACAGAGTTGACTTAGAGCAGATATTTTTAGTTTGCAAGGATATCAGAAACTGGTCGAACCTTTTACCTCTAATTGACTATGAATGCGCCAATATAGTCTGATTTTTTCACACCACTATTTTAAAAGAGAGTTTTCGTGTCTAGAAAAACACTACATGGATATAAACGCGTTCTTAATGCCACTCGCTACTCTTGCCAAGGATTAAAGGCAGCATTTCGAAACGAGGCCGCATTCAGAGAAGAGGTTCTACTCGCGCTGATCATGATCCCTGCTGCGGTATTAATAGACGTCACTCAGGTGGAGCGAATTTTACTGATTGCTACTGTTGTTCTGGTGCTGTTTGCCGAGTTAGTGAATAGTGCAGTAGAGGCTGTCGTCGATCGTATAGGAAC is a genomic window of Vibrio japonicus containing:
- a CDS encoding diacylglycerol kinase; the protein is MSRKTLHGYKRVLNATRYSCQGLKAAFRNEAAFREEVLLALIMIPAAVLIDVTQVERILLIATVVLVLFAELVNSAVEAVVDRIGTEQHELSGRAKDIGSAAVMVTMLLAGYVWVEILFL